The Microbacterium limosum genome contains a region encoding:
- a CDS encoding DUF6458 family protein, with the protein MRSATGCLSGRFFRTVVGGASGAVLDQEASTPMSIGFGIFLFAIGAICAFALNLDLGWIEITTVGYILMAAGAVVTIIGIALLARRRSISSTERTQVDPASGTRVTQREASAPDDPRV; encoded by the coding sequence GTGCGTAGCGCAACCGGCTGCCTCTCGGGCCGGTTCTTCCGTACTGTCGTCGGCGGCGCGTCGGGCGCCGTCCTCGACCAGGAAGCGAGTACACCGATGAGCATCGGCTTCGGCATTTTCCTCTTCGCCATCGGCGCGATCTGCGCCTTCGCGCTCAACCTCGACCTCGGCTGGATCGAGATCACGACCGTCGGCTACATCCTCATGGCCGCGGGCGCCGTCGTCACGATCATCGGGATCGCCCTTCTGGCGCGCCGCCGCAGCATCAGCTCCACGGAGCGCACGCAGGTCGACCCGGCCTCGGGCACCCGCGTGACGCAGCGCGAGGCATCCGCCCCGGACGACCCGCGGGTCTGA